From a single Rhizobium lusitanum genomic region:
- a CDS encoding enoyl-CoA hydratase, with protein MACETLIVETHGAVGLIRLNRPQALNALNSTVLAELRQAYSAFHADDAIGAIVLTGSEKAFAAGADIKEMQPLDFADVYMGDFIGGWDEIARARKPVIAAVSGFALGGGCELAMMCDFIIAADTAKFGQPEITLGVIPGMGGSQRLTRAVGKAKAMDMVLTGRMMDAAEAERSGLVSRIVPADKLVDEALATAAKIASLSRPSVLMAKEAVNRALETTLEEGLRFERRLFHSLFATEDQKEGMAAFIEKRKPVFKNR; from the coding sequence ATGGCCTGTGAAACCCTGATCGTCGAAACGCATGGAGCAGTTGGACTTATCCGGCTGAACCGGCCCCAGGCGCTGAACGCGCTGAATTCGACCGTATTGGCCGAGTTGAGGCAGGCCTATTCTGCCTTTCACGCCGATGACGCCATCGGCGCGATCGTGCTCACCGGCTCGGAAAAGGCCTTTGCCGCCGGCGCCGACATCAAGGAGATGCAGCCGCTCGACTTCGCCGATGTCTACATGGGCGATTTCATCGGCGGCTGGGACGAGATTGCAAGAGCGCGCAAGCCTGTCATCGCTGCTGTCAGCGGCTTCGCACTCGGCGGCGGCTGCGAACTCGCCATGATGTGCGACTTCATCATTGCTGCCGATACGGCCAAATTCGGCCAGCCGGAGATCACGCTCGGCGTCATCCCTGGCATGGGTGGCTCCCAGCGTCTGACACGCGCCGTCGGCAAGGCCAAGGCCATGGACATGGTTCTGACCGGGCGGATGATGGATGCGGCCGAGGCGGAGCGCTCTGGCCTGGTGTCCCGCATCGTACCGGCCGACAAGCTGGTCGACGAGGCGCTCGCCACTGCTGCCAAGATCGCCTCGCTGTCGCGTCCCTCGGTGCTGATGGCCAAGGAGGCCGTCAACCGGGCGCTGGAGACAACGCTGGAAGAGGGGCTGCGCTTCGAGCGCCGGCTGTTCCACAGCCTGTTTGCCACCGAGGATCAGAAGGAAGGCATGGCGGCTTTCATCGAGAAGCGCAAACCCGTCTTCAAGAACAGGTGA
- the ubiE gene encoding bifunctional demethylmenaquinone methyltransferase/2-methoxy-6-polyprenyl-1,4-benzoquinol methylase UbiE, with translation MAESRISADGGMETSYGFREVADGEKQGLVNEVFHKVAKRYDIMNDVMSMGLHRVWKDAMISSLNPRKDQGYKVLDVAGGTGDIAFRIVEASNRLAHATVLDINGSMLGVGAERAAKKKLSDNLTFVEANAEELPFEPNSFDAYTIAFGIRNVPRIDVALKEAHRVLKRGGRLLVLEFSEVDLPLLDRVYEAWSFNAIPQFGKAITGDAEPYQYLVESIRKFPNQQDFATMIREAGFSRVNFTNYTGGIAALHSGWKL, from the coding sequence ATGGCAGAAAGCCGCATCTCCGCCGATGGCGGCATGGAAACGTCCTATGGCTTCCGCGAGGTCGCCGATGGCGAGAAGCAGGGCCTCGTCAACGAGGTGTTCCACAAGGTTGCCAAACGCTACGACATCATGAACGACGTCATGTCCATGGGCCTCCACCGGGTCTGGAAGGATGCAATGATCTCGTCGCTCAATCCGCGCAAGGATCAGGGCTATAAGGTCCTCGATGTCGCCGGCGGCACGGGCGACATCGCCTTCCGCATCGTCGAAGCTTCCAACCGGCTGGCGCATGCGACCGTGCTCGATATCAATGGCTCGATGCTCGGTGTCGGCGCTGAGCGCGCAGCGAAGAAGAAGCTTAGCGACAACCTCACCTTCGTCGAGGCCAATGCCGAGGAACTGCCCTTCGAGCCCAACTCCTTCGACGCCTATACGATCGCCTTCGGCATCCGCAATGTGCCGCGCATCGACGTGGCGCTGAAGGAAGCCCATCGCGTGCTGAAGCGTGGCGGCCGGCTGCTCGTGCTGGAATTTTCCGAGGTCGACCTGCCGTTGCTCGACCGCGTCTACGAGGCGTGGTCCTTCAATGCCATTCCGCAATTCGGCAAGGCGATTACCGGCGACGCCGAGCCCTATCAGTACCTGGTGGAATCGATCCGTAAATTCCCGAACCAGCAAGATTTCGCGACGATGATCCGCGAAGCCGGCTTTTCGCGCGTGAACTTCACCAACTATACCGGCGGCATTGCCGCCCTGCACTCCGGCTGGAAGCTCTGA
- the rpsT gene encoding 30S ribosomal protein S20 has product MANTSSAKKATRKIARRTEVNKARRSRVRTFVRQLEEAIASGDATLAKAAFLAAQPELARAATKGVMHANTASRKVSRLAKRVKALSAPAA; this is encoded by the coding sequence ATGGCCAATACCAGCTCGGCGAAAAAAGCGACCCGCAAGATCGCCCGCCGCACCGAAGTCAACAAGGCTCGTCGCTCGCGCGTTCGCACTTTCGTGCGCCAGCTCGAAGAAGCAATCGCATCGGGTGACGCCACCCTGGCGAAGGCAGCTTTCCTCGCAGCGCAGCCGGAACTGGCTCGCGCAGCCACCAAGGGCGTCATGCACGCCAACACCGCTTCCCGCAAGGTTTCGCGTCTCGCGAAGCGTGTGAAGGCGCTTTCGGCTCCCGCCGCGTAA